In Hoplias malabaricus isolate fHopMal1 chromosome 6, fHopMal1.hap1, whole genome shotgun sequence, a single window of DNA contains:
- the LOC136700384 gene encoding perforin-1-like, which translates to MGQMWHCLVSSWICCSLLFLVSGEEEMELGSPTDCENADFVPGHNLGGEGFDVVKMERKGSYVIDMEKWDIGNGKCKMYKNPFLNNMKQKVPAAVESWKSSSKCSMKVSSKIYESGEALVNDSTSSITNNWKFGLDVMLKGSGSVGGTHSREARFGMEKSKQDKFSFTKHLVQCRFYIYQVTSSPSLHQGFLQAVQSLPKNPNSEAYEEIIERFGTHYITNVELGGKMKALTAIRTCQAAMSGLRDTDVKDCLEVEASGTYNSATLNTEIKHCRNLQSKMKTNEKFSSMFSERQTEIVGGSINGEDLLFSSTSHKTALNNWLKSLKTIPDVVTYNLRPLHSVLGEKHHARVGLKKAVEKYILKNALKKVCSGSCKIGHKNSARDRCACICEANQNIMSNCCPPEKGLASLRVYKLYAKGLYGDTWGKTDGVVQVKYGNTVRRTAEITDDDNPRWRESFDFGPVRLSMSERLTFEVYDADNYWNSDLLGTCSFSLRSGVVSDECVFTHGTFFFSYSVKCAPSLQGPKCGDYKPSPMAAPLAQIFQSRNGILAKDLWKLQNYTNALHFKGYN; encoded by the exons ATGGGGCAGATGTGGCACTGTCTTGTGAGCAGCTGGATCTGCTGCTCTCTGCTGTTCTTGGTCAGTGGTGAAGAAGAGATGGAACTAGGTTCTCCCACAGACTGTGAAAACGCTGACTTTGTTCCTGGGCACAATCTCGGTGGAGAGGGCTTTGACGTAGTGAAGATGGAGAGAAAAGGGTCTTATGTCATCGACATGGAAAAGTGGGACATAGGGAATGGGAAATGCAAGATGTACAAGAATCCGTTTTTAAATAACATGAAGCAGAAAGTTCCTGCTGCTGTGGAGTCATGGAAATCAAGCTCCAAGTGTTCGATGAAGGTTTCCAGCAAGATCTATGAGTCTGGTGAAGCTCTAGTGAACGATTCTACTTCGTCAATCACCAATAATTGGAAATTTGGACTTGATGTGATGTTAAAGGGTTCGGGTTCAGTAGGAGGCACTCATTCTCGTGAAGCACGGTTCGGAATGGAAAAGTCAAAGCAAGATAAGTTCAGCTTCACCAAACACCTCGTCCAGTGCAGGTTCTACAT ATACCAGGTAACCAGTTCACCCTCACTGCATCAAGGGTTTCTTCAGGCTGTGCAGTCTCTTCCAAAAAACCCTAATTCAGAAGCCTATGAAGAAATAATTGAAAGGTTTGGTACACACTATATCACAAATGTGGAGTTGGGTGGGAAGATGAAAGCATTAACAGCAATCAGAACCTGCCAAGCAGCAATGAGCGGCCTCAGAGACACTGATGTCAAAGACTGTCTGGAGGTGGAGGCATCAGGAACATACAACTCTGCAACACTGAACACAGAGATCAAACACTGTAGAAACCTACAGTCCAAAATGAAGACCAATGAAAAGTTCAGCTCGATGTTTAGTGAGCGACAGACAGAGATTGTAGGAGGAAGCATCAATGGTGAGGATCTCCTCTTTTCCAGCACTTCACATAAAACAGCTCTGAACAATTGGCTGAAATCACTGAAGACCATCCCAGACGTGGTGACGTACAACCTGCGCCCTCTGCATTCAGTTCTGGGTGAAAAACACCATGCCAGAGTGGGCCTGAAGAAGGCTGTAGAAAAATATATTCTTAAAAATGCCTTGAAAAAAGTCTGCTCTGGGTCTTGTAAGATAGGCCACAAGAACAGTGCCCGGGATCGTTGTGCTTGTATTTGTGAAGCAAATCAAAATATAATGTCCAATTGCTGCCCACCTGAAAAAGGCCTTGCATCACTGAGGGTGTACAAGCTCTATGCCAAAGGTTTATATGGTGATACCTGGGGCAAAACTGATGGAGTTGTACAAGTCAAATATGGGAACACAGTCAGACGCACTGCAGAGATTACTGATGATGATAATCCCCGCTGGAGAGAATCATTTGATTTTGGTCCTGTCAGATTGTCCATGAGTGAAAGACTCACTTTTGAAGTGTATGATGCAGATAATTACTGGAACAGTGACCTTCTGGGAACATGCTCATTTTCTCTGAGAAGTGGAGTTGTGAGTGATGAGTGTGTTTTCACCCACGGCACCTTCTTTTTCTCCTATTCTGTAAAATGCGCTCCAAGTCTCCAGGGTCCAAAGTGTGGAGATTACAAACCATCACCAATGGCTGCCCCTCTGGCCCAGATCTTTCAATCAAGAAATGGCATTCTGGCTAAAGACCTGTGGAAGCTCCAGAATTACACAAATGCGCTCCACTTTAAGGGTTATAATTAG